In Helianthus annuus cultivar XRQ/B chromosome 9, HanXRQr2.0-SUNRISE, whole genome shotgun sequence, the following are encoded in one genomic region:
- the LOC110878816 gene encoding ribosomal protein S7, mitochondrial — MIRAVAGKGWNGAVRELQGSCAPITPLLLQHYSTASKTVYTGSEILNYMGGLDGEKKQLIHKLVNFRMKQGKKTRVRAIFHETLHRLARTDRDGIELISDALENVKPVCEVAKVRIAGNIYDVPGVVDRDRQQTLAVRWILDEAIKSKKKSKNSSRLEECLFAQIMDAYRKRGDVRKKREDLHRLASTNRSYAHFRWW; from the coding sequence ATGATTAGAGCTGTTGCTGGTAAGGGATGGAATGGTGCTGTAAGAGAGCTTCAAGGTTCATGTGCACCTATCACACCACTTCTGTTGCAACATTATTCAACCGCTTCGAAAACCGTATACACTGGCTCAGAAATTCTCAACTATATGGGAGGGTTAGATGGTGAGAAAAAGCAATTGATCCACAAGCTGGTCAATTTTCGCATGAAACAGGGTAAAAAGACGAGAGTTCGCGCGATATTTCATGAGACGCTTCATCGCTTGGCGCGCACTGATCGCGATGGAATCGAACTTATATCTGATGCTTTGGAGAATGTGAAACCGGTATGTGAAGTAGCGAAAGTGAGAATTGCGGGTAATATTTATGATGTTCCTGGGGTTGTGGATAGGGATCGGCAACAAACCCTAGCTGTTCGTTGGATTCTTGATGAAGCTATTAAGTCCAAAAAGAAATCTAAAAACAGCTCGAGATTGGAGGAATGTTTGTTTGCTCAGATTATGGATGCTTACAGGAAACGGGGAGATGTGCGTAAGAAAAGGGAGGACCTTCATAGACTTGCTTCCACCAacaggagttatgctcatttcaGATGGTGGTAA
- the LOC110878815 gene encoding protein translocase subunit SECA2, chloroplastic, protein MAAFSSAFSNPLFFTPHTNSQRSNSPVIFFNTPPTPSFPLLSFNTRRHRFNSTITASLKENIGRVTKTWGDFTSLNYWVVRDYYRLVGFVNSFEPHIQKLSDEQLTAKTAEFRRRLGKGETLADIQAEAFAVVREAAKRKLGMRHFDVQIIGGAVLNDGSIAEMKTGEGKTLVSTLAAYLNALTGEGVHVVTVNDYLAQRDAEWMGRVHRFLGLSVGLIQRGMKSEERRLNYRCDITYTNNSELGFDYLRDNLAGSSGQLVMRWPKPFHFAIVDEVDSVLIDEGRNPLLISGEASKDAARYPVAAKVAELLIRGLHYNIELKDNSVELTEEGINLAEMALETNDLWDENDPWARFVMNALKAKEFYRQDVQYIVKNEKALIINELTGRVEEKRRWSEGIHQAVEAKEGLPIQADSVVVAQITYQSLFKLYPKLSGMTGTAKTEEKEFLKMFQTPVIEVPTNMPNIRNDLPIQAFATARGKWEYVRAEIINMFRVGRPVLVGTTSVENSEYLSSLLRDSMIPHNVLNARPKYAAREAQTVAQAGRKYAITISTNMAGRGTDIILGGNPKMLAKEVIEDSILSHMSHDIPDIDFEEPMSQKVLSKMKIGPSSLALLAKTALMAKYVAKSENKNWTYEKAKLVISESIEMSQSVGLDELQRLVEEQSEMYPLGPCIALAYLSVLKDCEAHCFNEGLEVKRLGGLHVIGTSLHESRRIDNQLRGRAGRQGDPGSTRFMVSLQDEMFQKFNFDTEWAVNLISRITNDEDVPIEGDAIVRQLLSLQVSAEKYFFNIRKSLVEFDEVLEVQRKHVYDLRQLIIGGDSESCSHHIFQYMQAVVDEIVLANVNPLKHPNSWNLNKLLKDFFAISWKILDESCTGITVESLLHSLVTVREASDVDINDFRFSNLPQPPNAFRGIRKKASSLKRWLAICSDDSLKDGRYRITVNLLRKYLGDLLITSYMNTVQESGYTEEYVKEIERTVLVKSLDSFWRDHLVNMNRLNSAVNVRSFGHRDPLEEYKIDGCRFFISMLSATRRLTVEALLSHWSAPMESQEVYA, encoded by the exons ATGGCGGCTTTCTCCTCTGCATTCTCGAACCCATTATTCTTCACCCCACACACAAACTCTCAACGCTCCAATTCGCCCGTTATCTTCTTCAATACCCCACCCACCCCTTCTTTCCCCCTTCTTTCCTTCAATACACGACGCCATCGCTTCAATTCTACAATCACAGCATCTCTTAAA GAAAATATTGGACGCGTTACCAAAACATGGGGGGATTTTACTAGCTTGAATTACTGGGTTGTTCGGGATTATTATCGGCTTGTGGGGTTTGTTAATTCCTTTGAGCCTCATATTCAGAAGCTCTCTGATGAGCAG CTGACTGCGAAAACTGCTGAGTTCCGTCGTCGATTGGGGAAAGGAGAGACACTTGCGGATATTCAAGCTG AGGCGTTTGCTGTTGTTCGCGAAGCTGCCAAGAGGAAGCTTGGCATGCGTCATTTTGATGTGCAG ATTATTGGTGGTGCAGTGCTTAACGACGGGTCTATTGCTGAGATGAAAACCGGAGAGGGAAAAACTCTGGTCTCAACATTGGCTGCGTATCTTAACGCCTTGACTGGCGAGGGAGTTCATG TGGTTACCGTTAATGATTATCTTGCTCAACGTGATGCCGAGTGGATGGGTCGTGTTCATCGCTTTTTAGGTCTTTCTGTTGGTCTTATTCAA AGAGGGATGAAATCTGAGGAAAGGAGGTTGAACTATAGATGCGATATTACATACACCAACAATTCA GAACTTGGTTTTGACTATCTGAGAGACAATCTTGCTGGAAGCAGTGGTCAACTGGTTATGAGATG GCCAAAACCGTTTCATTTTGCAATAGTTGATGAAGTTGATTCTGTGCTAATTGATGAAGGGAGAAACCCGTTGCTGATAAGTGGCGAG GCTAGCAAGGATGCCGCACGCTATCCGGTTGCTGCCAAAGTAGCTGAGCTTCTCATACGTGGCCTT CATTACAATATAGAGCTTAAAGATAATTCTGTGGAGTTGACCGAAGAAGGAATTAACCTAGCGGAGATGGCTCTCGAAACAAATGATCTATGGGATGAGAATGATCCTTGGGCTAG ATTTGTCATGAATGCGTTGAAAGCCAAGGAGTTTTACCGCCAAGATGTCCAATACATTGTTAAAAACGAGAAGGCTCTTATAATAAATGAG TTGACGGGGAGAGTGGAAGAAAAACGACGATGGTCAGAAGGGATTCATCAGGCTGTGGAGGCCAAAGAAGGTTTACCGATTCAG GCGGATTCGGTTGTAGTCGCGCAAATCACATACCAATCGCTGTTTAAGCTGTATCCAAAGCTCTCCGGGATGACCGGGACTGCAAAAACTGAA GAAAAGGAGTTCTTGAAAATGTTCCAGACGCCTGTTATTGAAGTGCCCACAAACATGCCAAAtattcgtaatgatttacctatTCAAGCTTTTGCA ACAGCTCGTGGTAAATGGGAATATGTCCGCGCAGAAATTATAAATATGTTCAGAGTCGGTCGCCCTGTTTTGGTCGGAACAACTAG TGTTGAGAATTCAGAATATTTGTCTTCTCTGCTAAGGGATAGCATGATCCCTCACAACGTTCTTAATGCACGACCAAAG taTGCTGCCAGAGAGGCTCAAACTGTGGCCCAAGCCGGACGAAAGTACGCCATCACCATATCTACAAATATGGCTGGTAGGGGTACCGACATTATATTGGGAGGCAATCCAAAG ATGCTTGCAAAAGAAGTTATAGAGGACAGCATACTTTCACATATGAGTCACGATATTCCAGATATCGACTTTGAAGAGCCAATGTCGCAAAAGGTATTATCAAAAATGAAAATCGGGCCATCATCATTAGCTTTGCTGGCTAAGACTGCTCTAATGG CTAAATATGTGGCCAAAAGTGAGAACAAGAATTGGACATATGAGAAGGCAAAATTGGTAATTTCGGAGTCAATTGAGATGAGCCAATCAGTCGGTTTAGATGAGCTGCAAAGACTTGTAGAAGAACAGTCAGAGATGTACCCACTTGGTCCTTGCATTGCACTTGCTTATTTGTCGGTTCTAAAAGACTGTGAAGCTCACTGTTTCAATGAAGGATTGGAAGTCAAAAGACTTGGTGGGCTCCACGTGATTGGCACATCGTTGCACGAGTCTCGGAGAATTGATAATCAA CTTCGTGGCAGAGCAGGAAGGCAAGGAGATCCTGGATCAACACGTTTCATGGTTAG TTTGCAGGATGAAATGTTCCAAAAGTTCAACTTTGACACTGAGTGGGCGGTGAATCTGATATCGAGGATCACAAACGATGAGGACGTGCCAATTGAAGGTGATGCAATTGTTCGACAG CTTCTGTCTCTCCAAGTTTCGGCAGAAAAGTATTTCTTCAACATAAGAAAGAGCCTTGTAGAATTTGATGAAGTATTAGAG GTGCAAAGGAAACACGTTTATGATCTTCGTCAGTTAATTATAGGTGGTGATTCCGAGAGTTGTTCACATCACATATTCCA GTACATGCAAGCAGTCGTAGATGAAATTGTTTTGGCAAATGTTAATCCATTAAAg CATCCAAACAGCTGGAACTTAAACAAACTCTTAAAGGACTTCTTTGCAATTTCTTGGAAGATTTTAGACG AGTCGTGTACAGGAATTACAGTGGAATCTTTATTGCATTCACTTGTTACTGTTCGTGAAGCGAGTGATGTAGATATTAACGACTTCCGGTTTTCAAATTTACCTCAACCTCCAAACGCATTTAGAGGCATCCGCAAGAAGGCTTCTTCACTGAAACGCTGGCTAGCCATATGCTCTGACGATTCACTCAA AGATGGAAGATATCGAATTACTGTTAATCTTCTGCGCAAGTACCTTGGTGATTTGTTAATTACTTCATACATGAACACTGTTCAAGAGTCCGGTTATACTGAAGAATACGTGAAAGAAATCGAG AGAACGGTTCTTGTGAAATCTCTAGATAGTTTCTGGAGGGATCATCTTGTCAACATGAACAGACTGAACTCAGCG GTGAATGTGAGGAGTTTTGGGCATAGGGATCCATTGGAGGAATACAAAATCGATGGTTGTCGATTTTTCATCTCGATGCTTAGTGCAACACGAAGGTTAACCGTGGAAGCACTTTTGAGCCACTGGTCAGCTCCCATGGAGTCCCAAGAAGTATATGCATGA